TGCTGTTGTAACTCAGCAATCTTGTCCAGCAACAGCTGTTGCTGCGCGCTTTGCGATTCTTGTTGCATCGAGCTTTGCTCCAACAACGTTTGTTGTAGCGTCGCACCGTGGTTACTCAGAGCTTGGTTTAATGCCGTTGTGGTGACGCTATCAACCGGTGCTTTTGTCGCGGCACACCCACTCAGTACGGCCAGTAGGGTGATAGACAAAAAAGATGTTCGAATCATTTTAGTTCTCGTTATTCGGTTTTTCGGCAATGATGATCGCCCGCTTAGGCGCTGGGTAGCCCTCAACAGTTTTACTTGGATCGGTTGGATCTAAGTAATCCGCTAAAGACTCATTGGTCATCCATTCGGTTCGTCGTTGTTCGTCGGTAGTGGTTATATCTTCATCAACTAAGCGCACGTTAACGAAACCACACTTATTTAGCCACAAAATCAATGCGGCACTGGATGGAAGATACCAAACGTTATTCATTTTGCCGTAACGTTCGCTTGGCACTAACACCTGATTCTCGTCACCGTCGATAACCAAGGTTTCAAGTACCAGTTCACCGCCTGCTTTAAGTTGATCCCATAACTGGAACAAGTGATCGATCGGGCTACGGCGATGGTAGAGCACCCCCATCGAAAATACCGTATCAAACGCATGCAAAGAGGGCAGTTGCTGTATCCCTAAGGGTAGCAGATGGATATCTTGGGTGTTGCCGCTAAGTTTTCTAACCGCTTCAAATTGCGCTAAAAAAAGGTCAGACGGGTCGACACCAACAACGAGTTCGGCACCGTCACCGAGCATTCGCCACATGTGATAGCCGCTGCCGCAGCCGACATCGAGCACGGTCCGGTACTTCATTGGGCTAATATGTTGCTTTAAACGATCCCATTTCCAGTCACTGCGCCATTCGGTATCGATGTGAATGCCGTATAGATGGAACGGACCTTTGCGCCAAGGGTGTAACACCTTCAATAGGTTGTGCAGTTTTTTCTGCTCCCCTTCGCTGAGTTCGTCAGCGTGACCAAACGCTACCTGAGTTTGGATATCGCTAAACTCAGGCTGGCGGACTGGCAGCTTATCCAGCACCTTTTGCCATTTAGGGAATTTGCCGTTGCGGTGATATTTGTTCCACTGTGCCAGTTGCGACGGTGCTGACTCGAGCCAATGATTAAGGCGAGTTCCGGCAATGCGTTTGTAGAAGTTACTAAAGTCCATTATTTCACCGCGATCATTGATGCGAAGCGGTAGCACTGGTACCACACTTCCGATTCTTCGAACCCGGCACGAGCAAAGCGCGCCTGGTGGTCCTCAAGGGTGTCAGGTTTCATTACATTTTCCAGAGCGGTACGTTTTTGGCTTATCTCCAATTCGGAGTAGCCGTTACCTCGTTTGAAGTCGAGGTAGAGATCGTCCAGCAACTGGTGGATCTTAGGCTGGCTGTAATTCAATTTTTCCGAAACCACCAACAAGCCACCGGGCTTCATACCTTGATAGATTTTCGCCACCAAAGCGTCACGATCGGCTGGCGCTAAAAACTGCATGGTGAAATTAAGCACCACCATCGAGGCGTTGCTGATCTCTACTTCGCGGATATCAGCGCAGTGCAATTCGACAGGAACATCACTAACAAATGCATCGAGATGTTCGCTAGCCCGAGTAATCATCGCCTCAGAGTTATCAATGGCGACTATCTTTACCTCATCCTGTTTGATGCCGCGCCGCATGGCAAGGCTAGCGGCACCTAACGAACAGCCAAGATCGTAAACGTTGCTGTTAGCACAGACAAAACGCGATGACAGTAACGATAGGGTATTAAGGATTTCGGCATAGCCCGGTACCGAGCGTGAAATCATATCGGGAAAAACAGCAACCACCTTTTCGTCAAAACGAAAGTCGCTGACTTGATGTGGTTGGGAAAAAATTTGGTCGTGCTTTGAGCTCATGGCGGATTCCTGCGAAATAGGGCGCCGATTTTAGCGTTAGGCCAATACACGGGCAATAGCTCAATCTAACTGCTAGGACCTATTTTGACCATTTGTTGAGCGATACTTTGTAAATTTTAGTTAACTGCCATTGGAATAGAAAAAATCAATGCAATTACTTGTCTTTGCTTTAGTTATTTTATGCTCCAGTCGGGTTGCTGCTGCCCCGCAAACGGTAACGACGTTACCGCAATTAGGCTGGATATTGTGCGGCGCTTTGGCAATGTTAAGCTTAATTTTGGCGCTGCTGTGGCAACACAGTGCACGCCGTTATCAGCGCTTAGCGCAACGGCAAGTGCCAACAGTGGGGTTGGACCCGGCAACTGGTGTGCCCAATCGCAACCTGTTTGACGACCGATTGGCAATGGCGGTTAATCGTCACCAGCGCCAGCAAGCCAAGCTTGCCTTGTTAGTGGTTAGCGTCCATGGCTCTTACTTAAGCTCAGCGGCAAACTCAAACGGTACAACCGATAACAGTAAACTGCTGTGTGCGTTGGTCGCCGTTTGGCGAAAAGCGTTACGCCGTTCCGACACCATTGCCCGCCTTGATCAACAAACCTTCGCCATCGTGCTAGATCGAGTGGAGCAACATGACGGTATTGTCAGTGTGGCCAATTCACTGCTTACTGGCAGCGAATCGATGTTGCATAGCATTCCAGATTACATCCCGCTAAAGGTGCATATTGGTATTGCCACTTACCCCAATCACGGTCTTGATGGCGTTAGCTTACTTAATAAAGCGGTAGCGACTGGCATTAAAGTGCAACAAAGAGGCCCAAGCGGTTACCAGTTAGCGTAGTTAACCGTTAAAAATGGTTGATTTCGCAGCAAAGTAATAACTGAACCGGCTCGATTACTTCTGCTTGCGCCGCTTTTTCTCTATACTGCGCCATTACTAAATTTTGTGTAGTGGAATCACCTTCCTCTACGCCTTCATGCTTTTGATATACAGGAACTGACGATGCGCAGCCATTATTGTGGAAACGTCACAGAGGCCCAAGACGGCCAAGAAGTAACTCTAGTGGGTTGGGTTAACCGCGCTCGCAACATGGGCGGTGTGGTTTTCTTGGATCTTCGCGACCGCGAAGGCATCGTACAGGTGGTTTACGATCCAGATCTGCCAGAGGCCTTTGCTACTGCATCGAGCTTGCGCAGCGAGTTCTGTGTCCAAGTAAAAGGTTTGGTACGCTTACGTCCAGACAGCCAGATCAACAAGAACATGAATACCGGTGCGATTGAAGTGCTGGGCAAAGAGTTGACCATCATCAACCGCTCAGAGCCGTTACCAATCGATTTCAACACCGACGTGTCGGAAGAGCAGCGTTTGAAGTACCGCTACTTGGATCTGCGTCGTCCTGAGATGACCAACAAGCTGAAGTTCCGTGCCAAGGTAACCTCTGAAGTTCGTCGCTTCTTGGATGACTCTGGCTTTATGGATGTGGAAACCCCAATCCTAACTGCTGCTACTCCAGAAGGCGCCCGCGACTACTTGGTACCTAGCCGTACTCACAAGGGCCAGTTCTTTGCATTGCCGCAATCACCACAGCTGTTTAAACAGTTGTTGATGATGTCTGGCATGGATAAGTACTACCAGATCGTTAAGTGTTTCCGCGACGAAGACTTGCGTGCTGATCGCCAGCCTGAATTTACTCAGATCGATATCGAGACTTCGTTCATGTCTGCTGAGCAGGTAATGGCCGAAACCGAAACCATGATCCGCACCTTGTTCAAGAAGATGCTGAACGTGGATCTGCCTAAGTTCCCGCACATGACTTACGCAGAAGCGATGCGTCGCTTTGGTTCTGATAAGCCAGACTTACGTAACCCACTGGAACTGGTTGATGTTGCAGATCTGCTTAAAGAGGTTGAGTTCAAAGTATTCTCAGCTCCTGCCAACGATCCAGAAGGCCGTGTAGCAACGCTGCGCGTACCAGGTGGCGCTAAGCTGTCTCGTAAGCAGATTGACGAATACACCAAGTACGTTGGCATCTACGGTGCTAAGGGCTTGGCGTGGATGAAGATCAACGAAGCGGGTAACGGCATCGAAGGCGTTCAGTCGCCGATTGCTAAGTTCCTGTCTGACGATATCGTTAACGCCATTGTTGAGCGTAACGGCGCTGAGGCCGGCGACATCATCCTGTTTGGTGCCGATAGCGACAAAGTGGTAACCGATGCAATGGGCGCACTGCGTCTCAAAGCAGGTGAAGACTTCGAACTGCTGTCTGGTGAGTGGGCGCCATTGTGGGTTGTTGACTTCCCAATGTTTGAAAAAGCAGACGGTCGTTACTACGCCTTG
The genomic region above belongs to Ferrimonas lipolytica and contains:
- the cmoA gene encoding carboxy-S-adenosyl-L-methionine synthase CmoA → MSSKHDQIFSQPHQVSDFRFDEKVVAVFPDMISRSVPGYAEILNTLSLLSSRFVCANSNVYDLGCSLGAASLAMRRGIKQDEVKIVAIDNSEAMITRASEHLDAFVSDVPVELHCADIREVEISNASMVVLNFTMQFLAPADRDALVAKIYQGMKPGGLLVVSEKLNYSQPKIHQLLDDLYLDFKRGNGYSELEISQKRTALENVMKPDTLEDHQARFARAGFEESEVWYQCYRFASMIAVK
- a CDS encoding GGDEF domain-containing protein, coding for MQLLVFALVILCSSRVAAAPQTVTTLPQLGWILCGALAMLSLILALLWQHSARRYQRLAQRQVPTVGLDPATGVPNRNLFDDRLAMAVNRHQRQQAKLALLVVSVHGSYLSSAANSNGTTDNSKLLCALVAVWRKALRRSDTIARLDQQTFAIVLDRVEQHDGIVSVANSLLTGSESMLHSIPDYIPLKVHIGIATYPNHGLDGVSLLNKAVATGIKVQQRGPSGYQLA
- the aspS gene encoding aspartate--tRNA ligase; protein product: MRSHYCGNVTEAQDGQEVTLVGWVNRARNMGGVVFLDLRDREGIVQVVYDPDLPEAFATASSLRSEFCVQVKGLVRLRPDSQINKNMNTGAIEVLGKELTIINRSEPLPIDFNTDVSEEQRLKYRYLDLRRPEMTNKLKFRAKVTSEVRRFLDDSGFMDVETPILTAATPEGARDYLVPSRTHKGQFFALPQSPQLFKQLLMMSGMDKYYQIVKCFRDEDLRADRQPEFTQIDIETSFMSAEQVMAETETMIRTLFKKMLNVDLPKFPHMTYAEAMRRFGSDKPDLRNPLELVDVADLLKEVEFKVFSAPANDPEGRVATLRVPGGAKLSRKQIDEYTKYVGIYGAKGLAWMKINEAGNGIEGVQSPIAKFLSDDIVNAIVERNGAEAGDIILFGADSDKVVTDAMGALRLKAGEDFELLSGEWAPLWVVDFPMFEKADGRYYALHHPFTAPTNMTPAELEANPDTALSDAYDMVLNGCELGGGSVRIHQADMQAAAFRVLGISDEEAQEKFGFLLDALKYGTPPHAGLAFGLDRLIMLMVGAESIREVMAFPKTTTAACPLTNAPGTANDEQLVELAIARMPQQEKQD
- the cmoB gene encoding tRNA 5-methoxyuridine(34)/uridine 5-oxyacetic acid(34) synthase CmoB; translated protein: MMDFSNFYKRIAGTRLNHWLESAPSQLAQWNKYHRNGKFPKWQKVLDKLPVRQPEFSDIQTQVAFGHADELSEGEQKKLHNLLKVLHPWRKGPFHLYGIHIDTEWRSDWKWDRLKQHISPMKYRTVLDVGCGSGYHMWRMLGDGAELVVGVDPSDLFLAQFEAVRKLSGNTQDIHLLPLGIQQLPSLHAFDTVFSMGVLYHRRSPIDHLFQLWDQLKAGGELVLETLVIDGDENQVLVPSERYGKMNNVWYLPSSAALILWLNKCGFVNVRLVDEDITTTDEQRRTEWMTNESLADYLDPTDPSKTVEGYPAPKRAIIIAEKPNNEN